In Myxococcales bacterium, the genomic window CGACGCGAGCGCTTCGAGGTGTGTGGTGTTGCCACCGAACCAGCCCGCCTTGGCGTCCATGCTGGTCGCGCCGAGTAACTCCGTCCCGAGCTGGAGCGCAGCGTAGCGGTAGCCGATACCCAGCGAGCTGAACGCTTCGCTGCCAAAGACGCCGCTATACACACTCGCGGCGTCACGCTGGCGCGCACCCAGGTTGGCCCGCCAGAAGAAGTGATCGTAATTGGTTCCGAACACGACTCCAGCGCCGGCCCGCACGGAGCTCGTACCGGCGTAGCGACCCGTGGCCGTAGGAAACCAGAGGCTCGCGGCGAACGAGGCGCCGGGCACGAAGTCCTTCTGATCGAGGAGCGCCAAGCGCGACCCGACGCGCAGATCCCCGACGTCGGATCCAGACGGATCCCCGAGCGAGAGCGCGCCAGCCCTTCCGCGGTCGCCACCTTGGCTGACGATGGTGGGCAGATCCGCTTCGACCAGCAGTGAACGCGAGAGCGCAAAAGAACCCTGCAGGTGCAAGAGTGCTTGATGGTCGACGAGCACCGTACGCTCGGACGTGCCGTCGTTGCGCTCGACAAACAACACCAGCGGCTCGTGGGCGTACAGGAACGACGCCCCCAGGCTGAGGCGGTTCGCTCCGCCGACGTCGAAGTCCGGCGTCGAGAGCAGGGCGTCCCCGGCAGGCGCGGGTTCGAAGCGGTCGAGCGCGACCTCCGGTTCGGCTCCGGCCACGCCGGAGCACAGGACTGCGATCGCGAAAGCCGCGGTCGATCTGAGAGATCTCACTCGCCGGCACTCCTTCTTGGCCTGCCGACCGGGGCAGACGTTCGAGCCGAGCGTGATATACCCGCGGCGTGCCCTCGATCGCAACGTCTCCACTTTCGCTGGGAGAAGCTCGGGTCGAAGTTCGCACCTTGGCGGTCGAGGTTCTCACTGGGCCCGACCAAGGCATGCGCGCGGAGGCCGACACCGAACAGATGACGATCGGCTCTGCGGCCGGAAACATCCTGATCCTCACCGACCCGACCGTGTCCCGGTACCACCTCGAGCTCAGGCGAGCGGACGGCGGCATCGTCGTCGACGATCTCGAATCGACGAACGGAACCTTCGTTGGTGGAGTGCAGATCGAACGCGGCGTCATCCCACCCGCAACCCAGCTGCGGGTGGGCCGCACGACACTTCGGGTGTTCGACGGGGCGGGCTCGACCGTCGAGGTGCACGCTGGCGATCGACTGTCGGATCTCTTGGGCGCGACCCCGTCGATGCGGCGGCTGATGGCGCAGGTCACTCGGGTTGCGACCGTGCAGGTGCCGGTGCTCCTGATCGGCGAGTCCGGGACGGGCAAGGAGCTCGTGGCAAGTGCCCTTCACGAGCACGGTCCGCGCAAGGACGCACCCTTCGTGGTCGTCGACTGCGGCGCCCTCGCGCCCGGCATCGTGATGAGTGAGCTGTTCGGTCACGAGCGCGGTGCGTTCACCGGAGCAGACCGCACCCATATTGGAGCCTTCGAGCGGGCGAACGGCGGCACGCTCTTTCTCGACGAAGTCGGGGAGCTGCCGCCGGAGCTGCAGCCCCAGCTGCTCGGGGCGCTGGAGCGCCGAAAATTCCGCCGTGTCGGCGGGCAAAAGGAGATCAGCGTCGACGTCCGTGTCGTGGCCGCGACCAACCGCGACCTGCGCGCGGAGGTCAACGCCGGCACCTTCCGCCTCGACCTCTATCACCGGCTGGCGGTGGTCGAGGTTCGTTTGCCACCGCTGCGCGAGCGTGCCGAGGACATCCCGCTCTTGTGCCAGCACTTCTTGCAGGAGTGCGGCCACGTCGGTCCGGCGGAGGCGGTCTTCAGCAAGGAAGCGCTGGCGGTGCTCGCGACACATCGTTGGCCCGGCAACGTACGCGAGCTGAGGAACTGGGTCGAGGCGACCCTCGCAATGGGTGAGTCCCCGGAGCTGTTTGGCAGTGCGGCACCGAACACGCGGCAAATCTCCGACGACGAAGCCCACCTCGCCTTGCCGTACAAGGATGCCCGCAACGTGGTGCTCGAGCGCTTCGAGCAGCGTTACCTCTCGCGGCTGGTCGCAAAGTGCGGCGGCAACGTGAGTGAGGCCGCACGGCGCGCGAAGATGGACCGCAGCTATCTGATCAAGCTGCTGGCGCGCCATCGACTCAAAAGCCAATCCGAAACCCCCGACGCCGACGGCGAGGGCTGACCCGAACATTCGGTGCCCTCGCCTCAGGGGGTCTGTTCAACGCCGGCGACGGCGGCTGATCGCAACGAACGCGAGGGCCAGCAGGCCTAGCGCCGCGGGAGTGTTCGAGCCACGTCCCGGCACCGAGCAGCTGCAGCCGCCGCCCTCCAGTGTGCCGGAAGCCCCGAGGTTACCCGCGCTGCCGCCGCTGGCTTTGCCGCCCGTGCCGCCGGTGCCGCCCGTCGCGCCGCTGCCGGTTGCGCCGCTGCCCGCGGCACCTCCACTGGCACCGCCGCTGCCCGCGGCACCACCGCCGCCAGCCGCACCGCCAGAACCCGCCTGGCCGCCGGAGCCCGCCTGACCGCCGGTGCCACCGGTGCCCGTGTTGTCGTCGCTCGGGTTCAGCGGGTCGCGCTCACCGCTGTCGACCATG contains:
- a CDS encoding sigma 54-dependent Fis family transcriptional regulator — protein: MPSIATSPLSLGEARVEVRTLAVEVLTGPDQGMRAEADTEQMTIGSAAGNILILTDPTVSRYHLELRRADGGIVVDDLESTNGTFVGGVQIERGVIPPATQLRVGRTTLRVFDGAGSTVEVHAGDRLSDLLGATPSMRRLMAQVTRVATVQVPVLLIGESGTGKELVASALHEHGPRKDAPFVVVDCGALAPGIVMSELFGHERGAFTGADRTHIGAFERANGGTLFLDEVGELPPELQPQLLGALERRKFRRVGGQKEISVDVRVVAATNRDLRAEVNAGTFRLDLYHRLAVVEVRLPPLRERAEDIPLLCQHFLQECGHVGPAEAVFSKEALAVLATHRWPGNVRELRNWVEATLAMGESPELFGSAAPNTRQISDDEAHLALPYKDARNVVLERFEQRYLSRLVAKCGGNVSEAARRAKMDRSYLIKLLARHRLKSQSETPDADGEG